The following proteins are encoded in a genomic region of Nicotiana sylvestris chromosome 4, ASM39365v2, whole genome shotgun sequence:
- the LOC104218644 gene encoding ABC transporter G family member 6-like: protein MSRIINASPVRDSIPLYDRRQVVEMSSPTFGQLLKNVGDVTGDDESPLHQALTMDPHHSNIPFVLAFNNLTYSVKVRRRVNFPAISRSRSSRSPAEEIPSTRTKVLLNDICGEARDGELLAVLGASGSGKSTLIDALANRIAKDSLKGTVTLNGEPLHSKLLKVISAYVMQDDLLYPMLTVEETLMFAAEFRLPRSLSKSKKKSRVQALIDQLGLRNAAKTIIGDEGHRGVSGGERRRVSIGIDIIHDPIILFLDEPTSGLDSTSAFMVIKVLQRIAQSGSIVIMSIHQPSYRIVGLLDRLIFLSRGQTVYSGSPLNLPQFFADFGNPIPENENRIEFALDLIRELEGSGRTRSLVDFNKTWQHMKRTSSTIQNTETTGRNRNRLSLKEAISASISRGKLVPGSTHVATSPTSMVPTFANPIWTEIAVLSKRSFTNSWRMPEIFAVRFGAVMVTGFILATMFWRLDSSPKGVQERLGFFAFAMSTTYYTCADALPVFIQERYIFMRETAYNGYRRSSYCLSHALTSIPALIFLALSFAAVTFWAVGLDGGFSSFLFYFTVILASFWAGNSFVTFLSGVVPHVMLGYTIVVAILAYFLLFSGFFMNRDRIPSYWIWFHYISLVKYPYEAVLQNEFDDPTKCFVRGIQMFDNSPLGAVPNSLKEKLLSSISSTLNMRITSSTCVTTGSDILVQQGITQLSKWNCLWVTIAWGFLFRILFYFCLLLGSKNKRS from the coding sequence ATGTCAAGAATAATTAATGCATCACCAGTTAGAGATAGCATACCACTTTATGATCGGAGACAAGTTGTAGAAATGTCATCGCCGACGTTTGGTCAGTTGTTGAAGAACGTCGGCGATGTCACCGGCGACGACGAAAGTCCACTTCATCAAGCTCTTACCATGGACCCGCATCACTCTAATATTCCCTTTGTACTCGCATTCAACAACCTCACATACAGTGTGAAAGTCCGCCGGAGGGTCAATTTTCCGGCGATCTCACGTAGCCGGAGCAGCCGCAGCCCCGCTGAGGAAATCCCGTCCACCAGAACAAAGGTGCTTTTGAATGACATCTGTGGAGAAGCGCGTGATGGAGAGCTACTCGCGGTTTTAGGGGCGTCTGGTTCGGGAAAATCGACGCTCATTGATGCGTTAGCGAATCGTATTGCGAAAGATAGCTTGAAAGGGACAGTAACACTGAACGGCGAGCCACTGCACTCGAAATTACTCAAAGTCATATCGGCTTACGTAATGCAAGACGATCTTCTCTACCCAATGCTTACAGTAGAAGAAACGTTAATGTTCGCAGCTGAGTTTAGGCTTCCACGGAGTCTATCAAAATCGAAGAAAAAATCCAGAGTTCAAGCTTTAATCGATCAATTAGGGCTCAGAAACGCCGCGAAAACTATCATCGGCGATGAAGGTCACCGTGGTGTCTCCGGCGGTGAACGGCGGCGCGTTTCAATCGGAATTGACATAATCCATGACCCGATTATTCTCTTTCTCGACGAGCCAACTTCGGGTCTCGATTCCACCAGTGCTTTTATGGTGATTAAAGTACTTCAACGAATCGCGCAGAGTGGCAGTATTGTAATTATGTCAATCCATCAGCCGAGTTACAGAATTGTCGGTTTACTTGACCGGTTGATTTTCCTATCACGTGGACAAACTGTTTACAGTGGCTCGCCGTTGAATTTGCCACAATTTTTTGCTGATTTTGGAAATCCAATACCTGAAAATGAGAACCGCATAGAGTTCGCGCTTGATTTAATTCGCGAACTCGAAGGGTCAGGTAGGACAAGGAGCTTAGTCGATTTCAACAAAACATGGCAACATATGAAACGGACTAGTAGTACAATTCAGAATACTGAAACAACAGGTAGAAATAGAAATCGTTTATCGTTAAAGGAAGCGATAAGTGCTAGTATTTCTAGAGGAAAATTGGTTCCTGGTTCAACACATGTTGCTACTAGTCCTACTTCTATGGTTCCTACTTTTGCAAATCCAATATGGACAGAAATAGCTGTACTTTCAAAGCGATCATTCACTAACTCGTGGCGCATGCCCGAGATTTTTGCTGTTCGATTTGGTGCGGTTATGGTTACGGGGTTTATACTGGCTACTATGTTTTGGCGACTTGACAGTTCACCTAAAGGTGTACAAGAACGGCTTggattcttcgcgttcgcgatgtcaACGACTTACTATACATGTGCGGACGCATTGCCCGTTTTTATTCAAGAAAGGTACATTTTCATGAGGGAAACGGCTTATAATGGATATAGAAGATCATCTTATTGTCTTTCTCATGCTTTGACTTCGATACCAGCGTTGATTTTCCTCGCTCTGTCATTCGCCGCCGTGACATTCTGGGCTGTTGGCTTAGATGGTGGATTTTCTAGCTTTTTGTTCTATTTCACTGTCATTTTGGCTTCGTTTTGGGCAGGGAATTCATTCGTTACGTTCCTTTCTGGTGTCGTGCCTCATGTCATGCTCGGATACACAATCGTGGTAGCAATTTTAGCCTACTTCCTACTCTTTAGTGGATTCTTCATGAATCGTGATAGAATCCCGTCTTACTGGATCTGGTTCCATTATATTTCGCTAGTGAAATACCCGTATGAAGCTGTGTTACAGAACGAATTTGATGATCCCACGAAATGCTTCGTTCGTGGGATTCAAATGTTCGATAACAGTCCACTTGGGGCTGTTCCGAATTCGTTAAAGGAGAAGTTGTTGAGCAGTATTAGCAGTACATTGAATATGAGGATTACAAGTTCAACATGTGTGACTACTGGATCAGATATATTGGTGCAACAAGGGATTACACAATTGAGCAAGTGGAATTGCCTTTGGGTAACTATTGCATGGGGGTTTTTGTTTAGGATTTTGTTTTATTTCTGCTTGTTGCTTGGAAGTAAGAATAAGAGAAGTTAA